A single region of the Musa acuminata AAA Group cultivar baxijiao chromosome BXJ1-11, Cavendish_Baxijiao_AAA, whole genome shotgun sequence genome encodes:
- the LOC103971231 gene encoding pseudo histidine-containing phosphotransfer protein 2-like: MALHISSAPPISAFHHLLCFFFHDTYPEMEYASSLQRQLASMKKNLFDQGYLDEQFYQLEELQDESSPNFVEEVVTLFFRDSSRLVANIDQALQKYPQDFRRLDNIMHQLKGSASSIGAAKMKNECTSFREFCNKENREGCLRSFQKVKKEHAVLKQKLENYFQLLRQDGPVDKATRSGN, encoded by the exons ATGGCTCTTCATATCTCATCAGCACCTCCTATCTCTGCATTCCACCACTTGCTCTGTTTCTTTTTTCACGACACTTATCCAGAGATGGAGTATGCTTCTAGCTTGCAGCGCCAGCTTGCCAGCATGAAGAAGAACCTCTTTGATCAG GGATACCTAGATGAACAATTTTATCAGCTAGAGGAGTTGCAGGATGAATCCAGCCCTAATTTTGTGGAAGAAGTTGTCACCTTGTTCTTCAGGGATTCATCCAGATTGGTGGCTAACATCGACCAGGCTCT TCAGAAGTACCCTCAAGATTTTCGTAGGCTGGACAACATCATGCACCAGTTGAAGGGTAGTGCTTCCAG CATCGGTGCTGCAAAGATGAAGAATGAGTGCACCAGTTTCAGAGAATTCTGCAATAAAGAAAACCGTGAAGG ATGCCTGAGATCATTTCAGAAGGTGAAGAAGGAGCATGCCGTCCTGAAGCAGAAGTTGGAAAACTACTTCCAG TTGCTGAGACAAGATGGTCCTGTTGACAAAGCGACTCGCTCTGGCAACTGA
- the LOC135597178 gene encoding clavaminate synthase-like protein At3g21360, whose protein sequence is MAHDELFVETSIPEQKAVGGVLFPAVLYPSPTVDLDLGSFNAAVASQRPRLESLLRSSGAILLRGFPVRDAADFDRAVAAFGYDELPYVGGAAPRTNVVGRVFTANESPPDQKIPFHHEMAQVPEFPTKLFFFCEVEPGSGGETPIVLSHLVYERMKAKFPEFVARLEEYGLIYTRVLGEGDDPSSPIGRGWQSTFLTKDRSVAEERAAHLGVKLEWLEDGVKTVTGPIPAIRLDQTRGRKIWFNSMVAAYTGWEDARNDPVKAVTFGDGTPLPADIIHECLNILEEESVAIGWKKGDILLLDNLAVLHSRRSFDPPRRILASLCK, encoded by the exons ATGGCCCACGACGAGCTGTTCGTGGAGACGAGCATCCCGGAGCAGAAGGCCGTCGGCGGCGTCCTCTTTCCGGCGGTCCTCTATCCGAGCCCGACCGTGGATCTCGACCTAGGCAGCTTCAACGCGGCCGTGGCATCCCAGAGGCCCCGCCTCGAGTCGCTCCTGCGGTCGAGCGGCGCCATACTCCTGCGCGGCTTCCCTGTCCGGGACGCCGCCGACTTCGACCGCGCCGTGGCCGCCTTCGGCTACGACGAGCTCCCCTACGTCGGCGGCGCCGCTCCCCGCACCAACGTCGTCGGCCGCGTCTTCACCGCCAACGAGTCCCCACCCGACCAGAAGATCCCCTTCCACCACGAGATGGCGcag GTGCCGGAGTTCCCGACGAAATTGTTCTTTTTCTGCGAGGTGGAGCCTGGAAGCGGCGGGGAAACTCCGATCGTGCTAAGCCATCTAGTTTACGAGAGGATGAAGGCAAAATTTCCGGAGTTCGTGGCGCGATTGGAGGAATATGGCTTGATCTACACGAGGGTTTTGGGGGAGGGAGACGATCCTTCGTCGCCAATCGGCCGTGGATGGCAATCGACGTTCTTGACCAAAGATAGAAGCGTGGCAGAGGAAAG GGCAGCTCACCTAGGAGTGAAGTTGGAATGGTTGGAAGACGGAGTGAAAACAGTCACAGGCCCAATTCCAGCAATCAGACTAGATCAAACTAGAGGACGGAAAATATGGTTCAACAGCATGGTTGCTGCCTATACTGGATGGGAGGATGCTCGCAATGATCCTGTCAAGGCAGTTACTTTTGGAGATGGGACACCTTTGCCAGCCGATATAATACATGAATGTCTAAATATCCTTGAAGAAGAAAGTGTTGCTATAGGTTGGAAGAAAGGTGACATCCTTTTGTTGGATAATCTGGCTGTCCTGCACTCCCGACGATCATTTGATCCTCCACGCCGCATTCTTGCATCACTTTGTAAATAG